In Oscillospiraceae bacterium, the genomic window GATCGCGTATAACCTGCTGGAGCGGTTCGGGGACTTTGCCTCTGTGCTGGAGGCCAGCGAGGAAGAACTGTGTACCGTGGAGGGCATCGGCCCCACCTCGGCAAGACTGTTGCACATGCTGCCGCAGGTCAGCCGGTATTACGGGCGCTGCCGCACCGACGGAAAGCGCTGCTTCAAGACCACGGAACAGCTGGGCAGCTACCTGATGGCCAAGTTTGCCTGGTCTGACTACGAGCGCGCCATGCTGGTCTCGCTGAGCACCCGCCGCCACATCAAAGCAGCGGTCTGGCTGCGGGAGGGCACCTCCGACCGGGTGAGCCTGGACGTGAAGGATGTGGTGGCCGCTGCCATCAAGGGCGGCACCGACGCTGTAGTGCTCTGTCACAATCACCCCAACGGAGTGGCTCTGCCCTCCATGGAGGATATGGAGGCCACTGGCAGCATTGCCCGGGCGCTGGGGCTGGTGAACATCCATCTGCTGGACCACTTTATCCTGACCGACACGGAGTGCTTTTCCATGCGGGATGCCGGGCGGCTGCCCATCTACGACTTCAAGACCGGCACACTTTTCTGGCCCTGAGTGCAGAATACCTGTTTACATTATAAAACTACTGTGCTATAATCACATTGAAAGATACAACCAATTGTGGTTCTTCGCCCGGCGGAGAGCCGGAGAGGAGAGCTGCAGTGGCAGACGAAAAATTTGAACTGGTGTCCTCGTATCAGCCCACCGGCGACCAGCCCCAGGCCATTGAAACGCTGGTGGAGGGGGTGCAGCGGGGTGACCGCTGCCAGACCCTGCTGGGCGTTACCGGCAGCGGCAAGACTTTTACCATGGCCAACGTCATCGCCCGGTGCAACCGGCCCACGCTGGTGCTGGCCCACAACAAAACGCTGGCAGCCCAGCTGTGCACCGAGTTCCGCTCGTTTTTCCCCAACAATGCGGTGGAGTATTTTGTCAGCTACTACGACTACTACCAGCCGGAAGCCTACATCCCCAGCACCGATACCTATATTGAAAAGGACAGCGCCATCAACGACGAGATCGACCGTCTGCGCCACTCGGCTACGGCGGCGCTTTCGGAACGGCGGGATGTGATCATCGTGGCGTCGGTGTCCTGCATCTACTCACTGGGCGACCCCATTGACTACCGCAGCATGGTCATCAGTCTGCGGCCCGGCATGCAGATGGAGCGGGATGAACTGTGCCAGAAGCTGGTTACCCTGCAATACGAGC contains:
- a CDS encoding DNA repair protein RadC, translated to MAEYKRHQGHRQRMRERVQNYGLDSLADHEVLEYILYTTNAQRDTNEIAYNLLERFGDFASVLEASEEELCTVEGIGPTSARLLHMLPQVSRYYGRCRTDGKRCFKTTEQLGSYLMAKFAWSDYERAMLVSLSTRRHIKAAVWLREGTSDRVSLDVKDVVAAAIKGGTDAVVLCHNHPNGVALPSMEDMEATGSIARALGLVNIHLLDHFILTDTECFSMRDAGRLPIYDFKTGTLFWP